From Populus trichocarpa isolate Nisqually-1 chromosome 19, P.trichocarpa_v4.1, whole genome shotgun sequence, a single genomic window includes:
- the LOC7491043 gene encoding superoxide dismutase [Cu-Zn] 2, protein MATGSVKAVALITGDSNVRGSLHFIQEPNGATHVTGRIAGLSPGLHGFHIHALGDTTNGCNSTGPHFNPLKKDHGAPCDNERHAGDLGNIIAGSDGVAEVSITDFQIPLSGMHSILGRAVVVHADPDDLGKGGHDLSKTTGNAGARVGCGIIGLKSSV, encoded by the exons ATGGCAACAGGGTCTGTGAAAGCGGTGGCTCTCATCACCGGAGACTCTAATGTTAGAGGCTCTCTTCATTTCATTCAAGAACCAAAcg GGGCAACACATGTGACAGGGAGGATAGCTGGCTTATCACCAGGCCTTCATGGGTTTCATATTCATGCTCTTGGTGATACCACCAATGGCTGCAATTCCACTG GACCTCATTTCAATCCATTAAAGAAGGACCATGGAGCTCCATGTGATAATGAACGTCATGCTGGAGATTTGGGGAACATCATTGCAGGCTCAGATG GTGTTGCAGAAGTTTCGATCACAGACTTTCAG ATACCACTGAGTGGGATGCATTCCATATTGGGGAGGGCTGTTGTTGTGCATGCTGATCCTGATGATCTTGGAAAAG GTGGACATGATCTTAGCAAGACAACTGGGAATGCAGGTGCAAGGGTTGGATGTG